The following are encoded together in the Candidatus Aenigmatarchaeota archaeon genome:
- a CDS encoding DUF5320 domain-containing protein, giving the protein MPALDRTGPMGLGPGTGWGMGICYSPYGVWPGMGYRYSGRRPGRRMRRWSIPFAFGQYGIYEQPEAPETREEARAYAAEEIQQAERIIEELSEYIREMKEYLSQTREEQNERKA; this is encoded by the coding sequence ATGCCAGCACTAGATAGAACCGGTCCAATGGGTCTTGGCCCAGGAACCGGATGGGGAATGGGAATCTGCTACAGCCCTTATGGGGTTTGGCCGGGAATGGGATACCGATATTCCGGCAGAAGGCCTGGCAGGCGGATGAGGCGATGGTCAATTCCTTTTGCCTTCGGACAATATGGGATATACGAGCAGCCGGAAGCGCCAGAGACAAGAGAGGAAGCAAGGGCCTACGCTGCAGAAGAAATCCAGCAGGCAGAGAGAATAATCGAAGAGCTAAGTGAATACATCCGGGAAATGAAGGAATACCTAAGCCAAACCAGGGAAGAGCAGAATGAGAGAAAGGCGTAA
- a CDS encoding ATP-binding cassette domain-containing protein: MLSIKNLSASTRGSRILKNLKLDLGKGKILTVFGPNGSGKSTLLKVIAGVPGYSVSGSIKLGVREISEFPIEKRAKLGVVLGFQQPIEIEGVTLRQLLKICLGKEDFSDEEKRLIAKFGMADFLDRDINVHFSGGEKKRAEMLQLLLMKPRLLLLDEPDSGVDIESLKIIASELQKYITMSKAAAILVTHQGTILKHLKSDKGCVLIEGRFACHEEPKHIFDLISRDGYGACIKCEHDREKKS; encoded by the coding sequence ATGCTCTCAATTAAAAACCTCTCGGCCTCGACCAGGGGCAGCAGGATTCTTAAAAACCTTAAGCTTGATTTGGGCAAAGGGAAGATTCTTACCGTTTTCGGGCCGAATGGAAGCGGGAAATCGACGCTTCTGAAGGTGATTGCGGGGGTTCCCGGTTACAGCGTTTCGGGAAGCATAAAGCTTGGTGTCAGGGAGATTTCCGAGTTTCCGATTGAAAAGCGCGCAAAGCTGGGGGTGGTTTTGGGCTTCCAGCAGCCAATTGAGATTGAGGGCGTAACCCTCAGGCAGCTTCTTAAGATTTGCCTTGGAAAGGAGGACTTCTCAGACGAGGAAAAGCGCCTCATCGCAAAATTTGGCATGGCTGATTTTCTTGACAGGGACATAAATGTGCACTTCTCGGGGGGCGAAAAGAAGCGGGCTGAAATGCTCCAGCTTCTCCTTATGAAGCCGCGGCTCCTTCTTCTTGACGAGCCGGACTCAGGTGTTGATATAGAGAGTTTGAAGATAATAGCGTCAGAGCTTCAGAAATACATCACGATGAGCAAAGCCGCTGCGATTCTCGTAACCCACCAGGGGACGATTCTTAAGCACCTGAAGTCAGACAAGGGGTGCGTTCTTATTGAAGGCAGGTTTGCCTGCCATGAAGAGCCAAAACACATATTTGACCTTATTTCAAGAGATGGCTATGGGGCCTGCATAAAGTGCGAACATGATAGGGAGAAAAAATCTTGA
- a CDS encoding ZIP family metal transporter produces the protein MDLLAIVAVCILGPVIGSLIGVLKKPSDFMVYNLLSFAAGVMISISFLDLIPESIELSSIWTCAAGLALGTAVMILVDKVVPHIHPSICAGGSKDLELKKTVYYLFLGIFLHNFPEGLAMGIVSASDFKLSFAIAVAIAIHDIPEAICTSAPYYKVNGNRLKAFLVSVSTIIPTLIGLFAAHYLSSYFPLDVVGLLIGAAAGLMIYISVDELIPSSCCRVSGYGTLVSFVVGVLLVIALGAL, from the coding sequence ATGGACCTCCTTGCAATAGTGGCTGTCTGCATCCTGGGGCCTGTTATTGGCTCGCTTATCGGGGTTCTTAAAAAGCCCTCGGATTTCATGGTTTATAACCTCCTGTCTTTTGCGGCAGGAGTTATGATCTCCATATCATTTCTTGACCTCATCCCTGAGAGCATAGAGTTGTCTTCTATATGGACCTGCGCTGCGGGGCTGGCGCTTGGAACGGCCGTGATGATTCTGGTGGACAAAGTTGTGCCTCATATCCATCCCTCTATTTGCGCCGGCGGCTCAAAAGACCTTGAGCTGAAAAAGACGGTTTATTACCTTTTCCTTGGAATTTTCCTGCATAATTTCCCGGAGGGGCTTGCCATGGGAATAGTTTCGGCGTCTGACTTCAAGCTGTCTTTTGCCATAGCTGTGGCCATTGCAATTCACGACATTCCGGAGGCAATATGCACCTCGGCCCCTTACTACAAGGTTAATGGGAACCGCCTGAAGGCATTTTTGGTTTCGGTTTCTACGATTATACCCACGCTCATCGGGCTTTTCGCGGCGCATTACCTTTCCAGCTACTTTCCGTTGGATGTGGTGGGGCTTTTGATTGGGGCTGCGGCGGGGCTTATGATTTACATTTCTGTTGACGAGCTGATACCAAGCTCCTGTTGCCGTGTGTCCGGGTATGGAACCCTTGTTTCATTTGTGGTGGGCGTGCTGCTCGTTATTGCCCTTGGAGCCCTATAA
- a CDS encoding SufD family Fe-S cluster assembly protein: MIGRKNLEKMLGLSEAQSQMASRCGIEPTGRAGSYMFVDDRKVFDGISQKYKGLVEIMDIYDAIKKYGLKDKYWKLVSPEKNEFARMAQSPQGGYYIRISKGCHVELPLQSCMLLDRGKNQILHNVIVAEDGSDATIISGCASHESLKSGLHVGVSEVYVGRGATLNFTMVHNWGENITVRPVTAVQVKDKGTYVSNYLCMKPVKDLKAFPKAVCGRGGKAIFNTILYGKKNSLIEMGEEIELAGDESVGTINSRAILEGSSKVITRGKIVGLARAKGHIECKGILLSDKAELRSIPEIDARNPGVDLSHEAAIGKVAEKELLYLMSRGLSQEKATSLIVSGFLNVPLPGVPDWVRQEILGR, translated from the coding sequence ATGATAGGGAGAAAAAATCTTGAAAAAATGCTGGGCTTAAGTGAGGCGCAAAGCCAGATGGCTTCCCGGTGTGGAATCGAGCCCACTGGCAGGGCGGGAAGCTACATGTTTGTCGATGACCGGAAAGTCTTCGATGGAATAAGCCAGAAGTACAAGGGGCTTGTCGAGATAATGGACATTTATGACGCAATCAAAAAATACGGGCTGAAAGATAAGTACTGGAAGCTTGTTTCTCCCGAAAAAAACGAGTTTGCCCGGATGGCGCAGTCTCCCCAGGGCGGATATTATATAAGAATCTCCAAGGGCTGCCATGTAGAGCTTCCCCTCCAGAGCTGCATGCTTTTGGACAGGGGCAAAAACCAGATTTTGCACAATGTAATTGTTGCTGAGGACGGAAGCGACGCGACAATAATCAGCGGCTGCGCTTCGCACGAGTCGCTTAAGAGCGGGCTTCATGTCGGCGTTTCCGAAGTATATGTCGGCAGGGGGGCAACGCTGAACTTTACGATGGTGCACAACTGGGGCGAAAATATCACTGTGAGGCCGGTTACGGCTGTGCAGGTAAAAGACAAGGGAACGTACGTTAGCAATTACCTCTGCATGAAGCCCGTAAAGGACCTTAAGGCCTTCCCAAAGGCGGTTTGCGGGCGGGGAGGAAAGGCAATTTTCAACACGATTCTCTACGGCAAGAAAAACTCCCTGATCGAGATGGGCGAGGAGATAGAGCTGGCAGGGGACGAAAGCGTGGGGACGATAAACTCGAGGGCGATTCTTGAAGGGTCTTCAAAAGTGATAACAAGGGGAAAAATTGTCGGCCTTGCAAGGGCCAAGGGCCACATCGAGTGCAAGGGGATTTTGCTTTCGGACAAGGCCGAGCTAAGGTCAATCCCGGAAATAGATGCGAGAAACCCCGGCGTTGACCTGTCGCACGAGGCGGCAATCGGAAAAGTCGCTGAAAAGGAGCTATTATATCTCATGTCAAGGGGATTGAGCCAGGAGAAGGCAACGTCCTTAATTGTAAGCGGGTTTTTGAATGTGCCTCTGCCGGGAGTGCCAGACTGGGTGAGGCAAGAGATTCTTGGCAGGTGA
- a CDS encoding winged helix-turn-helix transcriptional regulator: MKPASRVFKALCDETRFKLVENLLCGEKCVCELIKPTGRAQSTVSLQLRKLESEGIVESRRAGKNIYYQLKDPRVSKIFKVLGYKVNG, translated from the coding sequence ATGAAACCTGCTTCAAGGGTGTTCAAGGCACTCTGCGACGAAACGAGATTCAAATTGGTCGAAAACCTCCTCTGCGGGGAAAAGTGCGTCTGCGAGCTGATAAAGCCCACCGGAAGAGCGCAGTCGACAGTTTCCCTCCAGCTCAGAAAGCTCGAATCAGAAGGAATTGTAGAAAGCAGGAGGGCCGGAAAAAATATCTACTACCAGCTAAAAGATCCGCGGGTTTCCAAAATATTCAAAGTTCTGGGCTATAAGGTAAATGGCTAA
- a CDS encoding permease — MLQEIVDFLFYQVLLLDRASAIAQFFNFFVYDSAKILLLLFGMILAIGYLRSFIPPEKVRDTMSRGRYGIGNIMAALFGAVTPFCSCSSIPLFFGFLRAGVPLGVMFSFLITSPLVNEYLLILIFAYFGWKIAFFYAASGILIGILLGALLGRMGLEKHLDKDFCQQSGKLRKIIFRSHRERLKYGYLEAKSIVRKLWLWILVSVAIGGIIHNYVPQEIIGRVVEGTGALAVPLVVILGVPMYGSCVAILPIAFALFAKGVPLGTALAFMMSVSALSIPEAILLRRAMEWKLIGLFFGLVTVGIVFTGFLFNYLQFLV; from the coding sequence ATGTTGCAGGAAATCGTAGATTTTCTTTTTTATCAGGTTTTGCTTCTTGACCGGGCTTCAGCCATAGCTCAGTTCTTCAACTTTTTCGTTTACGACTCGGCAAAAATCCTGCTTCTGCTGTTTGGGATGATTCTGGCCATAGGATACCTCAGGAGCTTTATTCCACCGGAGAAGGTCAGGGACACGATGTCAAGGGGCCGCTATGGAATCGGAAATATCATGGCCGCGCTTTTCGGGGCGGTCACGCCTTTTTGCTCCTGCTCGTCCATCCCCCTGTTTTTTGGGTTTCTCCGGGCAGGCGTTCCCCTTGGAGTAATGTTCTCGTTTCTTATCACTTCGCCTCTGGTGAATGAGTACCTCCTCATCCTTATTTTTGCGTATTTTGGCTGGAAAATCGCTTTTTTCTATGCCGCAAGCGGAATCCTTATCGGAATCCTGCTTGGAGCCCTTCTTGGCAGGATGGGGCTTGAAAAACACCTTGATAAGGATTTCTGCCAGCAAAGCGGAAAGCTCAGGAAAATTATCTTCAGGAGCCACAGGGAGCGCCTGAAGTACGGCTACCTGGAGGCAAAGTCTATCGTGAGGAAGCTGTGGCTGTGGATTCTGGTAAGTGTTGCAATAGGAGGAATTATCCACAATTATGTCCCGCAGGAAATTATTGGCCGCGTGGTTGAAGGAACGGGTGCATTGGCAGTGCCGCTAGTGGTTATCCTGGGAGTGCCGATGTACGGAAGCTGCGTTGCAATCCTGCCGATTGCCTTTGCGCTTTTCGCAAAAGGCGTCCCGCTTGGAACTGCGCTTGCCTTCATGATGTCAGTTTCGGCCCTCAGCATTCCTGAGGCAATACTTCTTCGGAGGGCTATGGAATGGAAGCTAATAGGCCTATTTTTTGGGCTGGTGACTGTAGGAATTGTCTTTACGGGCTTCCTGTTCAACTACCTGCAGTTTTTGGTGTAG
- a CDS encoding NifB/NifX family molybdenum-iron cluster-binding protein: MKIAISSTGNTLESEVSEVFARCPYFLIVETEGKSYHLAEAVKNEYINAGSAGIRAAELIAEKGANGVIAGDFGPRAVDVLSQFNIKAWRKKGAVKEALEEVLSKPAEEEGTE; this comes from the coding sequence ATGAAAATTGCAATAAGTTCAACTGGAAATACGCTTGAAAGCGAAGTAAGCGAGGTATTTGCAAGGTGCCCATACTTTTTAATCGTCGAAACGGAAGGCAAAAGCTACCATCTGGCAGAAGCGGTAAAGAATGAGTACATAAACGCGGGAAGCGCTGGCATCCGGGCTGCAGAGCTGATTGCCGAAAAAGGCGCAAATGGCGTAATCGCGGGGGACTTTGGCCCGAGGGCAGTCGATGTTCTCAGCCAGTTCAACATAAAGGCATGGCGCAAAAAAGGCGCTGTAAAAGAAGCCCTGGAAGAAGTCCTCTCAAAGCCCGCAGAAGAAGAGGGAACAGAATAA
- a CDS encoding NifB/NifX family molybdenum-iron cluster-binding protein has translation MIIAVPTEGKKGMDEKVALHFGRCETYTLIDENGKLIGIIGNTSEHMGGVGLPPELLKKHGAEVLLCGDLGPRAIEMCKSLGIEVWISRAETVKEIHRLWKEGKAKKAGPEDACEEHRK, from the coding sequence ATGATTATTGCTGTGCCTACCGAAGGCAAAAAGGGAATGGATGAAAAAGTTGCCCTGCACTTTGGCAGATGCGAAACCTATACGCTCATAGATGAAAACGGAAAATTAATCGGCATTATAGGCAACACAAGCGAGCACATGGGCGGGGTTGGGCTTCCGCCGGAACTTCTCAAAAAACACGGCGCTGAAGTTCTACTGTGTGGAGACCTGGGGCCAAGGGCAATTGAAATGTGCAAAAGCTTGGGAATAGAGGTCTGGATATCCAGAGCAGAAACCGTAAAAGAAATCCACCGCCTATGGAAGGAAGGCAAAGCCAAAAAGGCAGGGCCTGAAGATGCCTGTGAGGAGCACAGAAAATGA